GCGCGGGCCACCAGTTGGTTGACCTCGTTGTCCTCCACCACCAGGATGCGCCCCTTCGATGGCCCGTCCGTCACCGGCACCGGCGGTACTGAACCGGCGGCCGGAACGGAGGGCTCGTGCGTGGATATGAGGCGGACCAGCCGGTTGTAGAACTCGGAACTTCGGACCGGCTTCATGAGCCATTCGCGCACGCCCGCATCCGTGATCTCGGCCGCGTTGACCTGCATGGTGGACGTGAGCATTATCAGTTCGATATCCGCCAGGGCGGCTTCGCCTTTCAGGCGCCGCGCCAGCTCCAGCCCGTCCATGCCCGGCATGCACAAGTCCAGGACTGCCAGGTGGAAGGGTTCTCCGGCTGCGTGTGCCTCGCGGGCACGCACCAGCGCTGAGGCAGCATCGGGGAACGCTTCCGGCTGCAGCTGCCAGCCGCGCAACTGGGACTCGAGGACCAGCCTGTTGGTGGCGTTGTCATCCACCACCAAAACCCGCAGGCCGCTCAGGAAACCGGCTGCCGGAACCGGGTCGGTGGACGGCGGGGCAACCGGCAGGGGCAGCCGGAACTGGAAGGTGCTGCCCTTCCCCGGAGCACTCTCAACGGAAATCTCGCCATCCATCGCATCGGCCAGGCGGCGGCAGATGGCGAGGCCCAGTCCGGTACCGCCGTATCTCCTGGTGGTGGAGGCATCGGCCTGGGAGAACGACTGGAAAAGCCTGCCAAGCTGGGAAGGGTGGATCCCGATGCCGGTGTCACGCACCTCGAAGCACGCCATGGCGGTGCTTCCGGGTGCCGCTCCGGGGCTCTCCGTTGTAACCCTTATGGACACCTCGCCTGACGCCGTGAATTTAACCGCGTTGGAGGCAAGATTCAGGAGGACCTGCCGGATCCGGCCGGAGTCACCCACCAGCCGTACCGGGACGTCCGGCTCGCAGTAGGCGATCAGCTCCAGGCTCTTGGCCTGTGCCGGTTCCGCCAGGAGCCCGGCCACCTCCTCCACCAACGTGCGCGGATCAAAGGGACGCGCCTCCAAATCAACCTTGCCGGCCTCCAGCTTGGAGAAATCGAGGATGTCGTTGATCAGGGCCAGCAGTGCCTCCCCGGCGCTTTTGACACCTTCCGCATACTGCTTCTGGGTCGGGTCCAGCGGGGTTTCCAGCAACAGGGCCGTCAGGCCCACCACCCCGTTCATGGGGGTGCGGATTTCATGGCTCATGGTGGCCAGGAACTCCGACTTCAGCCGGCTGGACTCCATCGCCGCCTCACGGGCCGCTTCCAGTTCCCTGGTCCGGACGGCCACTTCATCCTCCAGCCCGGTGGTGAGGGTGATGTTCTCAAAAATAATCAGAACCTGCCGGACCATGACAAACACCAGCACGGCAGCGCCTACCACCAGCAGGAACGGCTCAAGTTCGTCCATGTGGGGCCCCGCGAACAGCACCACCGCCATGAGGAGCGGGACGTACGGCAGCAACTCCAGGGCCAGGGTGTAGCCAGCCCGGTCCGTCCCCGAGCTTTCCTCGTACGGAGCCAGCGGGGCCAAGGCAATCAGGAGGAAGGCGATGATCCATCCCAGGGCCAGGGGCGACCCGGTGGTGCCGGTAACGCCGTCGAACGTCATCCGCACGTAGACGCTGTCCGTCACGGCCAGAACCAGCAGGCCGCCGCCCAGGAACAGCCATGGCCGCCGCTCGCCCGGCTGGCGCCGCATGGCAAGGACCAGGACCAGGGACGTAATCACCAGATCCGCCACGGGGTAGGCCATCCCGGTGAGCCGCGCCAGCGGATCGCCCTCGGCCTCGAAGGCCTGCCCAAGCACCATGTACCAGCTGACCACCAGGACAGAACCGGCAATCACGGCAGCATCCATGACCGCCCGGTACAGCGCCACCGCATGGTTGCCGCTGCGCCTCTTAAACGCAAAGAGGGCGGCGACCGCGGGCACCGAGTAGCCGATGAACAGGGCATCCGCCAGGGAGGGGAACGGATATACGTGGTTGTTCGCGAGGCCGTAGAAGGCGTAGAGGGCCATCCCGGCGGCCCACATAAAGGCAGCGACAGCTACAAAGGCCCAGGCCCTGGCATTGACGCCCCCTCGCAGCGCAGCACGCGTGCAGCTTGCTCCGGCAAGCAAGGAAGCTGCCAGGATCAGGAAGTCACCCGTCACGAGGGCGGCCGGAGACCCGCTGTTTACGGCAAGGAACAGTCCGAGCACAGCCAAGGCCGCGCCCGTGGACACAGCCGGCCACTTTAGCGGCGCCGTGTTGCTGCCGCCGGCGGACCGACCCTCCAGGAGACCAGTCTGAGACACGCGGAACCTCCCCCTACGTGCGCCTGTACTCCGAAGCCGTTACCGCTGAGGAACCGTAATCGGAGCCCACCCGAGACCTGGGCGGAGGCGCCCTTCCATGCTATCCCCCTCAGGCGGAAGGCGCGCCCCTCCCGGGCGGCGCTACCGCTCCTTGAGGGCATTGAGCACTTCCTCCGCACGCTGCAACGCCTGGTCCAGCCGCCGGCCGGGCTGCGGGAGCGAGAACAGGTACCCCTGGAGCGTGTCGCATTCGAGTGCCGTGAGGTAGTCCGCCTGCGCTGCCGTTTCCACACCTTCCGCCGTGACCGTCAGGCCAAGGCTGTGGGCCATGTTGATCATGGAGCTGAGGATGGGGAGCCGCTCGTTGCCGGTGTGCACCATGGATACGAACGTCTTGTCGATCTTCACAGTGTCCACCGGCAGGTCCTGAAGCCTGCCCAGCGAGGAATAGCCGGTGCCGAAGTCGTCCAGGGCAACCCTGGCGCCCGCGTCCCGCAGGGTGCTGAGCTGTTTGATCAGGGTGCAGTCGGCGTCGAAGAACACGCTCTCGGTGACCTCCAGGACCAGCTGGTAGGCGGCTACGCCCTTGGTCTCCGCGAGCCCCAGGACGGTTTGCGCGAAATCCGGGTCCTGCAGCTGGACACCGGAGACGTTCACGGCGAGCGACCGGGACGGGTCCCGGCTGAGCCAGGGCGCCAGCTCCGCCATGCCGCGTGCCATCACTTCGGCACCGATCTCGTTGATCAGTCCCGTGCGTTCTGCCAGCGGGATGAAGACCGACGGCGGGACCCGGGTGCCGTCGCTGTCCCACCTCGCCAGTGCCTCCAACGTGACCACCTGCCCCATGCGGTGGGAAACGATGGGCTGGAAATCCACCGAGATCTCGCTCCGGGCCACGGCAAGCTGCAGCCCGCCCTCCATGTAGGTCCGTTGCACCAGGGCCGTCATCATCTCCGGGTGGAAGCGCAGGAACCGGTTCTTGCCGGCGGCCTTGGCCGCGTACATGGCAATGTCGGCCTGGCGCAGGAGCTCGGAGGCGCCCACATTGTCCCGGGCCAGGGAGGCGAGCCCCAGGCTGAGGCTTGGCCGCAGGACCGTGCCCTGGATGGTGACCGGGACGTTCAGGCACCGGACGATGCATTCGGCAATGGCGTCGGCGTCCGGGCAGGCGGTCAGGAGCACAACGAATTCGTCACCGCCCAGCCTGGCCACCACGTCCGCAGTCGGGACACAGCCGGCGAGCCGGCGGGCCACCTCCGTCAGCATGTCATCCCCGGCCTGGTGGCCGAGGATGTCATTGACTTCCTTGAAGTCGTCCAGGTCCAGGAGCAGGACGTCGACGGTCTTCAGCCGCGGCTCCTTAAGCGCATCCGCCAGTGCGTCATTGAAAACTGCCCTGTTGGCCAGCCCCGTGAGCGGGTCCTGGAACGCCATCGCGCGCAGCTTCTCCGTCTGCGCCGCCAAGTCCATCATGGCCTGGCGGGCCTGCTCCTCGGCCTTCCGCCGCGGCGTTACATCCCGGAAGCTCCACACCCTGCCCACCACTTCGTCCCCCACGCGCTGGGGGCGGGAATACCGCTCCAGGGTCCGGCCGTCCTTGAATTCCAGGATGTCATGGCTTTCCGCGGCCGGGTCCGCTTCGAGCTCCGCCATCCGGGCCATGAACGCATCCGGGGCGACGAGCTGGGCGAGAATGAGCTGCAGGATGCGCTCTTCGCTGCCACTCTGGAAAAGCTCCGCAGGCATTCCCCACATGGTAAGGAACTGGTCATTGAACCCGGCGACGCTGCCGTGGGAATTGATGACCAGGATGCCATCCGCGGTTGACTCCAGCGTGGCGGTCAGCAGGGACATCGCCTCCCGCAGGTCGGCGTCCGCGTCCTGGCGGTGGGAAGTACCCCGGACGGACAGCAGCAGTAGCGGCCCGGCGGGGACGCCGTCGTCGGATCCCGGCATCAGGGAACCCGCCGCTTCAGCGGGGAACTCCGTCCCGTCCCCGCGCACTCCGTAGATTTCGCGGGGCGGGAGATGCTCCTCGGGCCCGGCAAGGAGCCTGGCGAAAAGCTGTTCCACCTCGCCGCGGAAGCCCTCGGCCAGGAGCATCCTGTGGTCCCGCCCGGCCAGGTCCCTGCTGAAGTACCCGAACATCCTCCCTGCGGCGGCGTTGGCCATTGCGATGCTGCCATCGGCCGCGATGGACAAGAGAGCGTCCGGGCTGGCGTCCAGGACTGTGCCGAACATTTGTGCTGCCGGATTTTTCCTGTGGTTCCAGTCATCAATCATTGCGCCCCCCCCGCACATCATAAAGCGCGAATGCTGAATTGGTGACGGAACAGCAGGAACTGGTTACCGGCTGCCGGGCGCCCTGTGTGCGTGCGGCCCGGTTGCCAGGTCCCACCGGGAACACAAATAGCGCCGCCCCTTGGAGGGGCGGCGCTATTTTCTTGTTGAGGAATATGTGGGGTTGCTACACCCGGCGGCCACTGCGGTTGGCAACCGCACCGTAAACCAGGAGCACGATGACTGAACCAAGAATGGCCAGCAGCCAGGTGCGGAGATCGAAGAATTCAGCCAGTCCGCCGCCGAAAATCAGCGAGCCGATCCAGCCGCCCAAAAGGGCGCCGACAACGCCGAGAACCAGGGTAACCACCCAGCCTCCGCCTTGGCGGCCAGGCAAGATGGCCTTTGCAATGGCGCCGGCGATCAGGCCCAAAATGAGAAATCCGAGAATACCCATGTTGCCACTCCTTAATCAGTAAGTTGTGCCGGGCCCCCATTTCCGGTTCCATAATTCAATCAGTGTGCTTACTGCTCTGCAAGAGTTTGATTGTCACGGGATGACTGTCAGTTTTCGCGCCTGGATAGGATTGGGTGTCCCCGCCACCAACCAAGGAGCTCCCGCATGTGCAGCCAGCAGACCGTCCGGCCGCGTGCCGTGTTCCTCGATATCGACGGCACCTACGCGGACCATGGGCTGGCTCCGGAAGCCCATGTGGAGGCGGTCCGCACCGCCCGCCGGCTGGGACACCTCGTCTTCGTGTGCACCGGCCGGCCGCTGTCCATGGTCCCCGCCCACATCCTTGAGGCCGGTTTTGACGGGACCATTACCGGCGCCGGCGCCAGGGTGGAACTGGACGGCCAGGTCCTTAAGGACACGCGCTTCGACCAGGACCTGGCCGGGCGCATCGTTGATGCCCTGGATGCCCATGATGTGGCCTACATCCTGGAAGCCCCTGAATCCCTCCACGGGCGTACTGGCGTGGACCAGCGGCTGAGGGAGGTGCTTGGACCCATTTTCGCCGGCCGGCCGCAGCATGACGGAGTCCTGGGCACTGATGTGGATCCCCTTGAGGACATCCTGGGGCCCATGCAGTACAGCGACGACCTGCGTGCCACGTCCTACGCCAAGATCTCCTGTTTCGATTCAGATGTGCCGCTGAAGCAGCTGGTGGACCGGCTCGGTCCGCAGGTTGGTCTCATCCCCAGTTCCCTCTCCGCCTTGGGGGACCGTGCCGGGGAAATCTTCATGGCCGGGACCCACAAGGCGGTGGGCATCCAGGTGGTGGAGGAGCATCTGGGCCTTGACCGGGCGGACATCGTGGCAATCGGCGACAGCGCCAACGACATTGAAATGCTGGAGTACGCCGGGGTTGGGATCGCGGTGGAAGGCGGGCACCCTGCCGTGCTGGCCGTTGCCGACCGGTTAACGCCCGGCCCGGCCGGCAACGGCGTTGCCCTGGCCTTCGCCGAGCTGGGCCTGCTGGACTAAACCCGGGGGAGGGCCCCCTCCGCAGCCGGCACGTCGGAGCCCCTGGTGCCCAGGCCGCGCACTACCCAGCCGTGGGCCTGCCAGTCCGTCGCGTCCAGGACGTTGCGCGCGTCCAGCACCACCCGCCGTCGTACGGCCGCACCCGCAGTGGCGGGGGACAGCCGCCGGTATTCATCCCACTCCGTCAGCAGCAGGACCAGCTCGGCGCCTTCGAGCGCCCGCCCCGCGGCGGCTTCGAACCGCAGGCGCGGGTACCGCAGCCAGGCGTGGTTCACCGCCTTGGGATCCGTGACGGTGACGTGCGCCCCGGCCGCGGCGAGCCGGTCGGCAACGTCCAGGGCGGGCGAGTCCCGGATGTCGTCGGTATCGGGCTTGAAGGACGCGCCCAGCACGGTAATGGAGCGGCCGGCGACGCTGCCGCCGCAGAGTTCGGCGGCCAGGCGTACCGTCCGTTCGCGCTGGCCCAGGTTGACCGAATCCACCAGGCGCATCCAGTCGTCAACGGCGGTGACGCCGAGGTCTGATGCCTGGGCCCGGAAGCTGCGGATGTCCTTGGGCAGGCAGCCGCCGCCAAATCCGAGTCCGGCGTGCAGGTACCGTCCTCCGATGCGCGGGTCCATGCCCATCGCCTCGCTGAGTTCCGCCACGTCCGCGCCAGAGGCGTCGCATAGTTCGGACACCGCATTGATGAAGCTGATCTTGGTGGCCAGGTAGGCGTTGGCTGCCGACTTGATGAGCTCTGCAGTGGCAAAGTTGCAGACCAGGCGGGGAATGCCTGCCCGGAGAAGCGGTTCGTAGACCGTGTCCAAGGCGGCCGTCACCCCGAGCGGTGCGCCGGTGCCGGGGTGGAAGGCAGCTGCGCGCCCGCCGTCAACCCCGTACACCAGCCGGTCCGGCACCAGCGAGTCCTTCACCGCGGTCCCTTGCCGGAGGAACTCCGGGTTCCATGCCAGCACGACGTCCGGCCGGGGGGCCAGCACGCCGCGGAGCATCTCCACCGTGCCAACGGGAACGGTGGATTTGCCGACGACGACGGCGCCCGCCGCCAGGTGCGGCAGCAGGGCTTCGATGGCGGAGACCAGGAAGGTGAGGTCCGCGGCGTCGGACGTTTTGTCCTGCGGTGTCCCCACGCACAGGAAATGCACCTGTGCGCCCTTCGCGGCGGCGGCGTTGGTGGAAAAGGTGAGCGTGCCGGTTTGCCGGCCGTCCCGGAGCAGTTCATCCAGGCCGGGTTCATGGAAGGGGGCGGCACCGCGCGCCAGCTGTTCCACTTTGCCGGGATCGACGTCGATCCCCACCACGGTATGGCCCATGGAAGCGAGGGTTGCCGCGTGCACGGCGCCCAGGTAACCGCATCCAATCACGGAGATTTTCACAATGCTGCTCCTTCGGTGCTGCCTGAGCCCAGGGAAACCGGGATTCCGGCGATGACGTCTTCGTAGTGGCGCACCAGCTCGGCGCACAGTGCAGGCCAGGTCCTGTCCTGCACGGAGGCATGCGCTGCGGCGGCGAAGGCGCGGCGCTTGGCGTCGTCGCCCATCAGGTCGAGCACTTGGCTCCGCATGGCGGACAGGTCACCGGGTTCGTAGAGCCACCCCGTCCGCGAGTTCTCCACCAGGTCCAGCGGGCCCCCGCGGCCGGTGGCCACCACCGGCACGCCCGATGCCATGGCCTCCTGGATGGTCTGGCAGAACGTTTCGAACTCACCCGGGTGGACGAAGAGGTCGAAGGACGCCACGGCGCGTGCCAGCTCCCCGCCGCCCAGGAACCCGGTGAAGACCGCGTCCGGGAGCGCTTCCTGCAGCGCCGCACGCTGCGGCCCGTCGCCCACGATCACAAGCCTGGCGTTGGGGACGCCGGCAAGGGCAGCCAGGTCCTCCACCTGCTTCTCCATCGCGAGCCTGCCCACGTAGCCGATGATCCGCCTGCCGCCGGGAGCTACCTCGGCCCGCCAGCCGTCGTCGCGCTTTTCCGGTGAAAACCTGGCGGTGTCCACGCCGCGCCGCCACATCCGCACCCGTGGAATGCCGCGGCCGCGCAACTGGTTCAGCGCGAACGTTGACGGCGCCAGGGTGCGGGAGGCGAGCAGATGGATGTTCTCCACCCGGTTCCACGCCCAGTTTTCCAGGAACGGAACCCCGTACCTTCCGGCGTAGCTGGGAACCTCGGTCTGGTAGATCGCCACGGTGGGGATGCCCAGCTGGTGGGCGGCCTGGACGGCACGCCAGCCCAGGACGAACGGCGAAGCCAGGTGGACGACGTCCGGTGCGTAGTCGGCAAGGATTCGCTTGACCCGGTACACACCGCCCATCGCCACCCGGACGTTTGTGTAGCCAGCCAGCGGAACCGCCGGCAGCCGGTGGATCTCGGCACCCTTGACGCGGTCCGGCGCTTCTGCGTCCTGCGCGGAGGGCGCGATGACCAGGACGTCGTCGCCCCGGTCCTGGAGATGGTCCAGCACCCTCAGGATGGAATGGGTGACCCCGTTCATCAGTGGCAGGAATGATTCAGCAACAATTGCGATCCTCACCCCTCCACGATGGGCCGGGGGCTTGAAATGGCGGGGGAGAAAGCGTTACCCGCAGGAAAAGGCTGGGTGAACAGGAACCGCCGTGTTTCGAAAAAATTACTAAGTAGGCTTCCCTTTTGATGCTAAGCATGCTTACGGTATGGGGGCAGCTAACGCGAAGCCTCAAGCAGTCGGGGCGGAGGCCGCGCCACGGGAACGCCGTGCCGGTACATCCACTGGTTAGCCAAGCCCAGCGCAACGACACATCCAAGGAGACGTCATGCTCAACCGGGAAAACATTGAAAACCTGCTTACCAAGGGCGGCAACGTTATCGGCTCCGATGGCGAGAAGATCGGCTCCATCGGCCAGCTCTACGCGGACGACGACACCGGCGAGCCCACATGGGTTACCGTCAAGACCGGCCTTTTTGGCACGTCACAGTCCTTCGTTCCCGTCGAGGGTGCGCACAGCCAAGGCGACGACCTGGTGGTGCCCTACAGCAAGGAGCACGTCAAGGACGCCCCGCGGGTGGACGTGGACGGACACCTCACCCCTGAGGAAGAGGACCGCCTCTACACGTACTATGAGCGCGGTGCCCGGACCTACTCGGAGTCCCGGGACGATGTGGACCTGCAGGGCGATGCCGACCTGAATGCAGGCACTCCCACGGCTGGTATCGATTCGGACCGCCGCACTGACGGCGGCACCGTGGGACACGACACCTCCGGCCCCACCACGGATGACGCCATGACGCGCTCCGAGGAGAAGCTCCACGTTGGCACCGAGCGTGAAGCTACCAGCCGCGCCCGCCTGCGGAAGTACGTCACTACGGAAAACGTCACCAAGACTGTCCCCGTGCAGCGCGAGGAAGTTCGCCTGGAGCGCGAACCCATCACCGACGCCAACCGCGGGGCAGCCCTCAACGGGCCGGACATCAGCGAAGAGGAGCATGAGGTCACCCTCCACGAGGAGCGGCCCGTAGTCCAGAAGGAAGCCGTTCCGGTGGAGCGGGTCCGCCTTGACAAGGACGTTGTCCAGGACGACGTGACGGTCAATGAGGAAGTCCGCAAGGAGCACATCGACGCTGAGGGCGTGGCTCGGGACGGGCGCCGCTAGCCCCAGGCAGTGCAGAGGCTGAAGCGCCGCTGAACGGACCGGCGCAAAGGCACAAGCGCAGCGAACGACGCCGGGAGTCCTACTTGGGGGCTCCCGGCGTCGTTTCTGCATGCCGAACTGGTTAAAACGCTGGTGCAGCCTCCGCTCGGGGCGGCGACTGCACCAGCCAGTAGGACGAATATCTTCAGAACTTAGGTTCTTCTTTCATTCGCGGCTCCTGTTTCCCGGCTTACGGATTCCGGGTTATGTCCTGCTGGCCGAGTTCCTCGAGAACAGCCAGCCGGCAACAATCATCACTGCGCCCAGTGCCAGGTGGGTCCAGTTGTCCATCATGTTCAGTGACAGGAAGTTCGCCGCTGAATCCACTCCGACAATCAGGCCGTAGACGGCAAGGACGATGTACAGTGCGCCTGCTCCCAGGAGGAAGTTCCGTGCCCCATGTTCGGTGCGGGACATTGCCCAGCCGGTTGCGCCGATGGCCAACTGCACGATGTTGAGCAGCATGGACACCTGGAACAGTCCAAGGAACATGGCGTGTGACGCCGGTCCGAGGAACATCAGTTCGCTGTATTGGGTGGTGACGCCGGGGATGAACCCCAGGATACCCACCAGCATCAAAACAATTCCCACTCCCATGCCCGCGTTTTGGACGTCTGCCCGGCCAAAGTGAACACCGTGTGCATGTGGGGATGCGGTAGTCATTTTCTCCTCCAATCCACTCGTTGTGGACAGTTAAATCTTACGGCGGACGCCTGCGAAAAGCGCCGGTGCGGACGCCCCTGAAGTTTCCTCATGATCAGGCGGCTAAGCCTGTCGTTGCCGCCTTGGACGGGCTGGCCGTGACACCATGGGGCACGATGAAACTGCGTGCTGACCAGACCGGAGACCGTGGCCTTCCCATGCCCTTGTGGCTGCAGGGCGCCCTCGAAACGGCACAGGCAGCCATCATTTCCGCGCTGGTTGTGATCGCCCCGATCATCGCCGTCTGGGCAACCGCCGGTTTCCATGACAGTGCCTTCGACGTCCTGGCCCGGCTGGCCGGGCAGTCCTGGCTGCTGCTCCACGGGGTGCCGCTGGAGCTCACCGCCGCGGGTCCCAACGCCGCGGCCAACGGGAAATCCGGGGTCCTTTCGCTCATCCCCTTGGGCCTGACCCTGCTGCCTTTCCTCCTGGCCTGGCGGGCCGGGCGACGGCTGGCCCGCGCCTCCTATACGGACCAGCTCTGGCAGGCCCTGCTCGGTTCATGGGTTGTTTACGCCGCCTTCGGAACAGCCACCGGCTTTGTCTGCCGCACGCCCGACGTCCTCATCAACCCTTGGCACGCCATGCTCATACCCCTTATTCCCTACGCGTTCGGCATGGTGGTCGGCGCGCGTCGCG
The Arthrobacter sp. PGP41 genome window above contains:
- a CDS encoding GlsB/YeaQ/YmgE family stress response membrane protein, encoding MGILGFLILGLIAGAIAKAILPGRQGGGWVVTLVLGVVGALLGGWIGSLIFGGGLAEFFDLRTWLLAILGSVIVLLVYGAVANRSGRRV
- a CDS encoding putative bifunctional diguanylate cyclase/phosphodiesterase; translated protein: MFGTVLDASPDALLSIAADGSIAMANAAAGRMFGYFSRDLAGRDHRMLLAEGFRGEVEQLFARLLAGPEEHLPPREIYGVRGDGTEFPAEAAGSLMPGSDDGVPAGPLLLLSVRGTSHRQDADADLREAMSLLTATLESTADGILVINSHGSVAGFNDQFLTMWGMPAELFQSGSEERILQLILAQLVAPDAFMARMAELEADPAAESHDILEFKDGRTLERYSRPQRVGDEVVGRVWSFRDVTPRRKAEEQARQAMMDLAAQTEKLRAMAFQDPLTGLANRAVFNDALADALKEPRLKTVDVLLLDLDDFKEVNDILGHQAGDDMLTEVARRLAGCVPTADVVARLGGDEFVVLLTACPDADAIAECIVRCLNVPVTIQGTVLRPSLSLGLASLARDNVGASELLRQADIAMYAAKAAGKNRFLRFHPEMMTALVQRTYMEGGLQLAVARSEISVDFQPIVSHRMGQVVTLEALARWDSDGTRVPPSVFIPLAERTGLINEIGAEVMARGMAELAPWLSRDPSRSLAVNVSGVQLQDPDFAQTVLGLAETKGVAAYQLVLEVTESVFFDADCTLIKQLSTLRDAGARVALDDFGTGYSSLGRLQDLPVDTVKIDKTFVSMVHTGNERLPILSSMINMAHSLGLTVTAEGVETAAQADYLTALECDTLQGYLFSLPQPGRRLDQALQRAEEVLNALKER
- a CDS encoding glycosyltransferase family 4 protein; translation: MRIAIVAESFLPLMNGVTHSILRVLDHLQDRGDDVLVIAPSAQDAEAPDRVKGAEIHRLPAVPLAGYTNVRVAMGGVYRVKRILADYAPDVVHLASPFVLGWRAVQAAHQLGIPTVAIYQTEVPSYAGRYGVPFLENWAWNRVENIHLLASRTLAPSTFALNQLRGRGIPRVRMWRRGVDTARFSPEKRDDGWRAEVAPGGRRIIGYVGRLAMEKQVEDLAALAGVPNARLVIVGDGPQRAALQEALPDAVFTGFLGGGELARAVASFDLFVHPGEFETFCQTIQEAMASGVPVVATGRGGPLDLVENSRTGWLYEPGDLSAMRSQVLDLMGDDAKRRAFAAAAHASVQDRTWPALCAELVRHYEDVIAGIPVSLGSGSTEGAAL
- a CDS encoding hybrid sensor histidine kinase/response regulator, with the protein product MSQTGLLEGRSAGGSNTAPLKWPAVSTGAALAVLGLFLAVNSGSPAALVTGDFLILAASLLAGASCTRAALRGGVNARAWAFVAVAAFMWAAGMALYAFYGLANNHVYPFPSLADALFIGYSVPAVAALFAFKRRSGNHAVALYRAVMDAAVIAGSVLVVSWYMVLGQAFEAEGDPLARLTGMAYPVADLVITSLVLVLAMRRQPGERRPWLFLGGGLLVLAVTDSVYVRMTFDGVTGTTGSPLALGWIIAFLLIALAPLAPYEESSGTDRAGYTLALELLPYVPLLMAVVLFAGPHMDELEPFLLVVGAAVLVFVMVRQVLIIFENITLTTGLEDEVAVRTRELEAAREAAMESSRLKSEFLATMSHEIRTPMNGVVGLTALLLETPLDPTQKQYAEGVKSAGEALLALINDILDFSKLEAGKVDLEARPFDPRTLVEEVAGLLAEPAQAKSLELIAYCEPDVPVRLVGDSGRIRQVLLNLASNAVKFTASGEVSIRVTTESPGAAPGSTAMACFEVRDTGIGIHPSQLGRLFQSFSQADASTTRRYGGTGLGLAICRRLADAMDGEISVESAPGKGSTFQFRLPLPVAPPSTDPVPAAGFLSGLRVLVVDDNATNRLVLESQLRGWQLQPEAFPDAASALVRAREAHAAGEPFHLAVLDLCMPGMDGLELARRLKGEAALADIELIMLTSTMQVNAAEITDAGVREWLMKPVRSSEFYNRLVRLISTHEPSVPAAGSVPPVPVTDGPSKGRILVVEDNEVNQLVARATVSGLGYAVDVVSNGAEALTATADSRYSAVLMDCHMPVMDGFEATRQIRGRAGTHTRLPIIAMTAGALDGDRERCLAAGMDDYLAKPVDAAALEATLARWVPEPEPQRVPQAVQRPLAVTGVRAPADPVGPPILDRDRLAILRDLGPGDGLGLLPAAVAAFRRELPGRLAALRAAVNDGDWPALARAAHALKGAAANIGAAQVAGTCAELERMGRSARDGDGPGLVRRLEAELRLLDAGLDTALKEAT
- a CDS encoding DUF4383 domain-containing protein; translation: MTTASPHAHGVHFGRADVQNAGMGVGIVLMLVGILGFIPGVTTQYSELMFLGPASHAMFLGLFQVSMLLNIVQLAIGATGWAMSRTEHGARNFLLGAGALYIVLAVYGLIVGVDSAANFLSLNMMDNWTHLALGAVMIVAGWLFSRNSASRT
- a CDS encoding HAD family hydrolase yields the protein MCSQQTVRPRAVFLDIDGTYADHGLAPEAHVEAVRTARRLGHLVFVCTGRPLSMVPAHILEAGFDGTITGAGARVELDGQVLKDTRFDQDLAGRIVDALDAHDVAYILEAPESLHGRTGVDQRLREVLGPIFAGRPQHDGVLGTDVDPLEDILGPMQYSDDLRATSYAKISCFDSDVPLKQLVDRLGPQVGLIPSSLSALGDRAGEIFMAGTHKAVGIQVVEEHLGLDRADIVAIGDSANDIEMLEYAGVGIAVEGGHPAVLAVADRLTPGPAGNGVALAFAELGLLD
- a CDS encoding DUF2382 domain-containing protein, which translates into the protein MLNRENIENLLTKGGNVIGSDGEKIGSIGQLYADDDTGEPTWVTVKTGLFGTSQSFVPVEGAHSQGDDLVVPYSKEHVKDAPRVDVDGHLTPEEEDRLYTYYERGARTYSESRDDVDLQGDADLNAGTPTAGIDSDRRTDGGTVGHDTSGPTTDDAMTRSEEKLHVGTEREATSRARLRKYVTTENVTKTVPVQREEVRLEREPITDANRGAALNGPDISEEEHEVTLHEERPVVQKEAVPVERVRLDKDVVQDDVTVNEEVRKEHIDAEGVARDGRR
- a CDS encoding UDP-glucose dehydrogenase family protein, with protein sequence MKISVIGCGYLGAVHAATLASMGHTVVGIDVDPGKVEQLARGAAPFHEPGLDELLRDGRQTGTLTFSTNAAAAKGAQVHFLCVGTPQDKTSDAADLTFLVSAIEALLPHLAAGAVVVGKSTVPVGTVEMLRGVLAPRPDVVLAWNPEFLRQGTAVKDSLVPDRLVYGVDGGRAAAFHPGTGAPLGVTAALDTVYEPLLRAGIPRLVCNFATAELIKSAANAYLATKISFINAVSELCDASGADVAELSEAMGMDPRIGGRYLHAGLGFGGGCLPKDIRSFRAQASDLGVTAVDDWMRLVDSVNLGQRERTVRLAAELCGGSVAGRSITVLGASFKPDTDDIRDSPALDVADRLAAAGAHVTVTDPKAVNHAWLRYPRLRFEAAAGRALEGAELVLLLTEWDEYRRLSPATAGAAVRRRVVLDARNVLDATDWQAHGWVVRGLGTRGSDVPAAEGALPRV